Proteins found in one Nerophis lumbriciformis linkage group LG27, RoL_Nlum_v2.1, whole genome shotgun sequence genomic segment:
- the noctb gene encoding nocturnin isoform X1 — translation METMGYPMGIGPARLYSTLAHTLSSSHRAPLPLTHLDPHQPADTTLDSDFCQEQKGSPVSPLDLVEVLQQCEEALRDGPPRYHRTFISQSDGDSSAIRVMQWNILAQALGEGLDSFVQCPLEALSWSRRKYLILEEILTYRPHILCLQEVDHYFDTFQPILARLGYRSMFCPKPWSPCLDVEGNNGPDGCALFFDESRFEFLDCVSLQLSAMRIPTNQVALVVMLRCQSTRRRVCVAVTHLKARAGWEWLRSAQGSDLLRQVQNVVQKHALRTSDGPNSQVPLIICGDFNAVPTEDVYRHFLTSPLGLDSAYKKLSQNSLTEPRYTTWKIRPTGECCATLDYIWYTQDLLTVDAVLDFPSEEDIGPNRLPSFRYPSDHLSLVCDFSFKEKQ, via the exons ATGGAAACAATGG GTTATCCAATGGGTATAGGGCCCGCCAGGCTGTACAGCACGTTGGCTCACACTCTCAGCAGTAGCCATCGGGCCCCCCTCCCTCTGACCCACCTGGACCCTCACCAGCCTGCGGACACAACGCTCGATTCAGATTTCTGCCAG GAGCAGAAGGGGTCCCCAGTTAGTCCCCTGGATCTCGTGGAGGTGCTGCAGCAGTGCGAAGAGGCCCTCAGAGACGGACCACCGCGCTACCACAGAACTTTCATATCGCAAAGCGATGGCGACAGCAGCGCTATTCGAGTCATGCAGTGGAACATTCTGGCACAAG CTCTCGGTGAAGGACTTGACAGTTTTGTGCAGTGTCCCCTGGAGGCCCTCAGCTGGTCCCGAAGGAAGTATCTGATCTTGGAGGAGATCCTTACCTACCGACCGCACATCCTGTGTCTGCAGGAAGTGGACCACTACTTTGACACCTTTCAGCCCATTCTGGCCCGTCTGGGTTACAGAAGCATGTTCTGTCCTAAGCCTTGGTCGCCGTGTTTAGACGTGGAGGGCAACAACGGCCCCGACGGTTGTGCGCTGTTTTTTGACGAGTCCCGTTTTGAGTTTTTGGACTGTGTGAGCCTACAGCTGTCTGCTATGAGAATTCCGACCAATCAG GTTGCTTTGGTGGTGATGCTGCGCTGTCAAAGCACAAGGAGGCGCGTGTGTGTGGCCGTGACTCACCTGAAAGCACGTGCCGGCTGGGAGTGGCTGCGCAGCGCCCAGGGATCAGACCTCTTGCGTCAAGTCCAAAACGTGGTCCAGAAACACGCGCTCAGAACATCAGACGGCCCCAACTCCCAAGTCCCTCTCATCATTTGTGGGGATTTTAATGCCGTCCCGACTGAGGACGTGTACCGCCATTTTCTGACCTCTCCTCTTGGTTTAGACTCCGCCTACAAGAAACTCAGCCAAAACAGTTTGACAGAACCACGGTACACGACGTGGAAGATTCGCCCCACAGGGGAGTGCTGCGCTACTCTGGACTATATTTGGTACACTCAGGACTTGTTGACTGTGGATGCGGTCTTGGACTTCCCCTCAGAAGAAGATATTGGTCCAAACAGGCTCCCATCCTTCAGGTACCCTTCAGACCATCTCTCACTGGTTTGTGATTTCAGCTTTAAGGAGAAGCAATGA
- the noctb gene encoding nocturnin isoform X2 → MGIGPARLYSTLAHTLSSSHRAPLPLTHLDPHQPADTTLDSDFCQEQKGSPVSPLDLVEVLQQCEEALRDGPPRYHRTFISQSDGDSSAIRVMQWNILAQALGEGLDSFVQCPLEALSWSRRKYLILEEILTYRPHILCLQEVDHYFDTFQPILARLGYRSMFCPKPWSPCLDVEGNNGPDGCALFFDESRFEFLDCVSLQLSAMRIPTNQVALVVMLRCQSTRRRVCVAVTHLKARAGWEWLRSAQGSDLLRQVQNVVQKHALRTSDGPNSQVPLIICGDFNAVPTEDVYRHFLTSPLGLDSAYKKLSQNSLTEPRYTTWKIRPTGECCATLDYIWYTQDLLTVDAVLDFPSEEDIGPNRLPSFRYPSDHLSLVCDFSFKEKQ, encoded by the exons ATGGGTATAGGGCCCGCCAGGCTGTACAGCACGTTGGCTCACACTCTCAGCAGTAGCCATCGGGCCCCCCTCCCTCTGACCCACCTGGACCCTCACCAGCCTGCGGACACAACGCTCGATTCAGATTTCTGCCAG GAGCAGAAGGGGTCCCCAGTTAGTCCCCTGGATCTCGTGGAGGTGCTGCAGCAGTGCGAAGAGGCCCTCAGAGACGGACCACCGCGCTACCACAGAACTTTCATATCGCAAAGCGATGGCGACAGCAGCGCTATTCGAGTCATGCAGTGGAACATTCTGGCACAAG CTCTCGGTGAAGGACTTGACAGTTTTGTGCAGTGTCCCCTGGAGGCCCTCAGCTGGTCCCGAAGGAAGTATCTGATCTTGGAGGAGATCCTTACCTACCGACCGCACATCCTGTGTCTGCAGGAAGTGGACCACTACTTTGACACCTTTCAGCCCATTCTGGCCCGTCTGGGTTACAGAAGCATGTTCTGTCCTAAGCCTTGGTCGCCGTGTTTAGACGTGGAGGGCAACAACGGCCCCGACGGTTGTGCGCTGTTTTTTGACGAGTCCCGTTTTGAGTTTTTGGACTGTGTGAGCCTACAGCTGTCTGCTATGAGAATTCCGACCAATCAG GTTGCTTTGGTGGTGATGCTGCGCTGTCAAAGCACAAGGAGGCGCGTGTGTGTGGCCGTGACTCACCTGAAAGCACGTGCCGGCTGGGAGTGGCTGCGCAGCGCCCAGGGATCAGACCTCTTGCGTCAAGTCCAAAACGTGGTCCAGAAACACGCGCTCAGAACATCAGACGGCCCCAACTCCCAAGTCCCTCTCATCATTTGTGGGGATTTTAATGCCGTCCCGACTGAGGACGTGTACCGCCATTTTCTGACCTCTCCTCTTGGTTTAGACTCCGCCTACAAGAAACTCAGCCAAAACAGTTTGACAGAACCACGGTACACGACGTGGAAGATTCGCCCCACAGGGGAGTGCTGCGCTACTCTGGACTATATTTGGTACACTCAGGACTTGTTGACTGTGGATGCGGTCTTGGACTTCCCCTCAGAAGAAGATATTGGTCCAAACAGGCTCCCATCCTTCAGGTACCCTTCAGACCATCTCTCACTGGTTTGTGATTTCAGCTTTAAGGAGAAGCAATGA